One genomic segment of Pandoraea thiooxydans includes these proteins:
- the bioF gene encoding 8-amino-7-oxononanoate synthase encodes MQLLDSLEQGLQALDAQHLRRRRRTADTPCAPHVQVDGRAMLAFCSNDYLGLAAHPAVTAAFAEGVARYGAGSGASHLISGHARAHAQLEERLAAIMAPHLEQARALYFCTGYMANLAVLSALAGKDAAIFSEALNHASLIDGARLARAEVHVYPHGDTGVLAEQLAACRASTKLIVTDGVFSMDGDIAPLRELLALAERHGAWLVVDDAHGFGVLGDQGHGVLEHFGLRSPHLVLMGTLGKAAGVGGAFVAAHATVIEWLVNRARPYIFTTAAAPAQAHALLTSLDIIEGDEGRSRRTHLQALIAQLKDDLRLRGWQHMASPTAIQPIVLGANEHALRAAAALDAAGLWVPAIRPPTVPAGTARLRVTLSAAHTADDVGRLVQTLNQLNAEI; translated from the coding sequence ATGCAATTACTGGACTCCCTCGAACAGGGCCTGCAGGCGCTCGACGCGCAACACCTGAGGCGCCGCCGGCGCACCGCCGACACCCCGTGCGCGCCGCACGTGCAGGTCGACGGGCGCGCCATGCTGGCTTTCTGCAGCAACGACTACCTGGGTCTGGCCGCCCATCCGGCAGTGACCGCCGCCTTCGCCGAGGGCGTGGCGCGCTACGGCGCCGGCAGCGGCGCATCGCACCTGATCAGCGGCCATGCGCGCGCCCACGCGCAACTCGAGGAACGGCTCGCGGCCATCATGGCACCCCACCTGGAGCAGGCCCGGGCACTGTATTTCTGCACCGGCTACATGGCCAACCTGGCGGTCTTGAGCGCCCTGGCCGGCAAGGACGCGGCGATCTTCTCCGAAGCGCTCAACCATGCGTCGCTGATCGACGGCGCGCGACTGGCGCGCGCCGAGGTGCACGTGTACCCGCACGGCGACACCGGTGTGCTGGCCGAACAACTGGCCGCGTGCCGGGCCAGCACCAAGCTGATCGTCACCGACGGCGTATTCTCGATGGACGGCGACATCGCGCCGCTGCGCGAGCTGCTGGCGCTGGCCGAACGGCACGGCGCCTGGCTGGTGGTCGACGATGCGCACGGCTTCGGCGTACTGGGCGACCAGGGTCACGGCGTGCTGGAGCACTTCGGCCTGCGCTCGCCGCATCTGGTGCTGATGGGCACGCTCGGCAAGGCGGCCGGCGTGGGCGGCGCGTTCGTCGCCGCGCATGCGACGGTCATCGAATGGCTGGTCAACCGCGCGCGGCCCTACATCTTCACCACGGCCGCAGCGCCCGCCCAGGCCCACGCCCTGCTCACCAGCCTGGACATCATCGAAGGCGACGAAGGCCGCAGCCGACGCACGCACCTGCAGGCGCTGATCGCGCAACTGAAGGACGACCTGCGCCTGCGTGGCTGGCAGCACATGGCCTCGCCCACCGCGATCCAGCCGATCGTGCTGGGCGCCAACGAGCACGCGCTGCGCGCGGCCGCCGCGCTCGACGCCGCCGGCCTGTGGGTGCCGGCGATCCGCCCGCCCACCGTGCCGGCCGGCACGGCCCGCCTGCGCGTGACGCTGTCGGCCGCGCATACTGCCGACGACGTCGGGCGGCTCGTCCAGACGCTCAACCAGCTCAACGCGGAGATCTGA
- a CDS encoding acyl-CoA dehydrogenase family protein: MLLSQEHQMIRDALRTFVRETIAPQAAAWDREGTFPKDVHRQLAELGAYGVAVPEAYGGAGLDYLALALILEEIAAGDGGTSTVISVNNCPVCSMLMSFASEAQKQQWLVPLARGEKLGAFCLTEPHVGSDAAALRTTATRDGEHYVLNGVKQFITSGKHGDVAIVMAVTDKSAGKRGISAFLVPTDTPGYIVARLEEKLGQHSSDTAQILLENCRIPVANRLGEEGEGYRMALSGLEGGRIGIASQAIGMARAALEAALAYAKERESFGQPLFQHQAVQFRLADMATQIEVARQMVWHAAALKDAGLPCLKEAAMAKLFASEMAERVCSDAIQVHGGYGYVSDFPVERIYRDVRVCQIYEGTSDIQKILIARALAQ, encoded by the coding sequence TGAGCCAGGAACACCAAATGATCCGCGACGCCTTGCGCACCTTCGTGCGCGAGACCATCGCGCCGCAGGCCGCCGCCTGGGACCGCGAGGGCACCTTCCCGAAAGACGTGCATCGCCAGCTGGCCGAACTGGGCGCCTACGGCGTGGCCGTGCCGGAAGCCTACGGCGGCGCCGGCCTCGATTATTTGGCGCTGGCGCTGATTCTCGAGGAAATCGCCGCCGGCGACGGCGGCACCTCCACCGTCATCAGCGTCAACAACTGCCCGGTGTGCAGCATGCTGATGTCGTTTGCCAGCGAGGCGCAAAAGCAGCAATGGCTGGTACCGCTGGCCCGCGGCGAGAAACTCGGCGCGTTCTGCCTGACCGAGCCGCACGTCGGCTCCGACGCCGCGGCGCTGCGCACCACCGCCACGCGCGATGGCGAGCACTACGTGCTCAACGGCGTCAAACAGTTCATCACCAGCGGCAAGCACGGCGACGTGGCGATCGTCATGGCCGTCACCGACAAAAGTGCCGGCAAGCGCGGCATCAGCGCGTTCCTGGTGCCGACCGACACGCCCGGCTACATCGTCGCGCGCCTGGAGGAAAAACTCGGCCAGCATTCGTCGGACACCGCGCAGATTCTGCTTGAAAACTGCCGGATCCCGGTGGCCAACCGGCTCGGCGAAGAAGGCGAGGGCTATCGCATGGCGCTGTCCGGTCTCGAAGGCGGGCGTATCGGCATCGCCTCGCAGGCCATCGGCATGGCGCGCGCGGCGCTCGAGGCCGCGCTGGCCTATGCCAAAGAGCGGGAGAGCTTCGGCCAGCCGCTGTTTCAGCACCAGGCCGTGCAGTTCCGCCTGGCCGACATGGCCACCCAGATCGAGGTCGCGCGCCAGATGGTCTGGCATGCCGCCGCGCTCAAGGATGCCGGCTTGCCGTGCCTGAAGGAAGCGGCGATGGCCAAGCTGTTCGCCTCCGAGATGGCCGAGCGGGTCTGCTCCGACGCGATCCAGGTGCACGGCGGCTACGGCTATGTCAGCGACTTCCCGGTCGAGCGCATCTACCGCGACGTCCGCGTGTGCCAGATCTACGAGGGCACCAGCGATATTCAAAAAATCCTGATCGCGCGCGCACTGGCGCAGTGA
- a CDS encoding carboxyl transferase domain-containing protein has translation MPIIESKLNPRAEEFQRNAAAMQAVVDDLRAKVAALAGGGGEAARKKHLARGKLLPRDRVQQLLDPGTPFLEFSQLAAYDMYRNEAPGAGVITGIGRVAGHECVIVCNDATVKGGTYYPITVKKHVRAQEIAEQNNLPCIYLVDSGGANLPNQDEVFPDRDHFGRIFYNQANLSARGIPQIAVVMGSCTAGGAYVPAMSDESIIVKNQGTIFLGGPPLVKAATGEEVSAEDLGGGDVHTRLSGVVDHFAQNDAHALAIARGIAANFNRVKPAQMAVRAPVEPHYDPRTLYGVIPADTRKPFDIREIIARIVDGSEFDEFKARYGTTLVCGFAHLWGYPVGIVANNGILFSESAQKGAHFIELCCQRKIPLIFLQNITGFMVGRKYENEGIAKHGAKMVTAVATAQVPKLTVIIGGSFGAGNYGMCGRAYSPRFLWMWPNARISVMGGEQAASVLATVKRDGIETKGGHWSADEEEAFKAPIREQYEKQGHPYYASARLWDDGVIDPADTRTVLGLGLSAALNAPIPDTRFGVFRM, from the coding sequence ATGCCGATCATCGAAAGCAAGCTCAATCCGCGCGCCGAGGAATTCCAGCGCAATGCCGCCGCCATGCAGGCCGTGGTCGACGATCTGCGCGCCAAGGTCGCCGCGTTGGCCGGCGGCGGCGGTGAAGCCGCCCGCAAGAAGCACCTCGCACGCGGCAAGCTGCTGCCGCGCGATCGCGTCCAGCAACTGCTCGATCCGGGCACGCCGTTTCTCGAATTCTCGCAACTGGCGGCCTACGACATGTACCGCAACGAAGCGCCTGGCGCGGGCGTGATCACCGGCATCGGCCGCGTGGCCGGCCACGAATGCGTGATCGTATGCAACGACGCAACGGTCAAGGGCGGCACCTATTACCCGATCACGGTGAAAAAGCACGTGCGGGCACAAGAGATCGCCGAGCAAAACAACCTGCCGTGCATTTATCTGGTCGACTCGGGCGGCGCCAATTTGCCGAACCAGGACGAGGTGTTTCCCGACCGCGATCATTTCGGCCGCATCTTCTATAATCAGGCCAACCTGTCGGCGCGAGGCATTCCGCAGATCGCCGTGGTGATGGGTTCGTGCACCGCGGGCGGCGCCTACGTGCCGGCCATGAGCGACGAGTCGATCATCGTCAAGAACCAGGGCACCATCTTTCTGGGCGGCCCGCCGCTGGTCAAGGCCGCCACGGGCGAGGAAGTCAGCGCCGAGGATCTCGGCGGCGGCGACGTGCATACGCGGCTCTCGGGCGTGGTCGACCATTTCGCGCAGAACGATGCACATGCGCTGGCGATCGCGCGCGGCATCGCGGCCAACTTCAATCGCGTCAAGCCGGCCCAGATGGCCGTGCGCGCGCCGGTCGAGCCGCATTACGATCCGCGCACCCTGTACGGCGTGATCCCGGCCGACACGCGCAAGCCGTTCGACATCCGCGAGATCATCGCGCGCATCGTCGACGGTTCGGAGTTCGATGAATTCAAGGCACGCTACGGCACCACGCTGGTGTGCGGCTTCGCCCATCTGTGGGGCTATCCGGTGGGCATCGTCGCCAACAATGGCATCCTGTTCTCGGAGTCGGCCCAAAAGGGCGCGCACTTCATCGAACTGTGCTGCCAGCGCAAGATCCCGCTGATCTTCCTGCAGAACATCACCGGCTTCATGGTCGGACGCAAATACGAGAACGAAGGCATCGCCAAGCATGGCGCCAAAATGGTCACCGCGGTGGCCACCGCGCAGGTGCCCAAGCTCACCGTCATCATCGGCGGCTCGTTCGGCGCCGGCAACTACGGCATGTGCGGGCGCGCCTATTCGCCGCGCTTTTTGTGGATGTGGCCCAACGCGCGCATCTCGGTGATGGGCGGCGAGCAGGCCGCTTCGGTACTGGCGACCGTCAAGCGCGACGGCATCGAGACCAAGGGCGGGCACTGGAGCGCCGACGAAGAAGAGGCGTTCAAGGCGCCGATTCGCGAGCAATACGAAAAACAAGGCCACCCCTACTACGCCAGCGCGCGGCTGTGGGACGACGGTGTGATCGATCCGGCCGACACCCGCACGGTGCTCGGCCTCGGGCTGTCGGCCGCGCTCAACGCGCCGATTCCCGACACCCGTTTCGGCGTGTTCCGCATGTAA
- the bioA gene encoding adenosylmethionine--8-amino-7-oxononanoate transaminase, with protein MDANSNTGWRERSLRHVWHPCTQMKQQAELPLVPLSRGQGPWLYDMAGQRYLDAISSWWVNLFGHANARINAALVEQLATLEHAMLAGFTHAPVVELSERLAALTGEALGHCFYASDGASAVEIALKMSFHYWRNHGQTDKREFVCLRNGYHGETLGALGVTDVAIFRDAYDPLLRHAHVVPSPDARDAREGESAREVAQRAADELEALLQARHGQIAALIVEPLVQCAAGMAMYDTHYLTLVRALCDRYQVHLIADEIAVGCGRTGTFFACEQAQLWPDFLTLSKGISGGYLPLSLVMTTDRIYDAFYHDETVRGFLHSHSYTGNALACRAALATLDIFRDDDVLNANRVRAARLTALLAPLATHPRVRHFRQRGMIWAFDVALDTPAEASAFARRCHAAALARGLLLRPIGNTVYLMPPYVLDDDAQTWLATQTLAALTDTLEAH; from the coding sequence ATGGACGCTAATTCCAATACCGGCTGGCGCGAGCGCAGCCTGCGGCACGTCTGGCACCCCTGCACGCAGATGAAGCAGCAGGCCGAACTACCGCTGGTGCCGCTGAGCCGCGGCCAGGGCCCCTGGCTTTATGACATGGCCGGCCAGCGCTATCTCGACGCCATCAGTTCCTGGTGGGTCAATCTGTTCGGGCATGCCAATGCGCGCATCAACGCGGCACTCGTCGAGCAGCTCGCCACGCTCGAGCACGCCATGCTGGCCGGTTTCACGCACGCGCCGGTCGTCGAGCTCTCCGAGCGCCTGGCGGCGCTCACCGGCGAGGCGCTCGGCCATTGCTTCTACGCCTCGGACGGCGCCTCGGCGGTCGAGATCGCGCTGAAGATGAGCTTTCATTACTGGCGCAACCACGGCCAGACCGACAAGCGCGAATTCGTCTGCCTGCGCAACGGCTATCACGGCGAAACGCTCGGCGCGCTCGGCGTCACCGACGTGGCGATCTTTCGCGACGCCTATGACCCGCTGCTGCGCCACGCACACGTAGTCCCCTCGCCCGATGCGCGCGACGCGCGTGAGGGCGAAAGCGCGCGCGAGGTCGCGCAGCGCGCGGCCGACGAACTCGAGGCGCTGCTGCAGGCACGCCACGGGCAAATCGCCGCGCTGATCGTCGAGCCGCTGGTGCAATGCGCCGCCGGCATGGCGATGTACGACACACATTACCTGACGCTGGTGCGCGCGCTGTGCGACCGCTACCAGGTGCACCTGATCGCCGACGAGATCGCCGTCGGCTGCGGACGCACCGGCACCTTTTTCGCCTGCGAGCAGGCGCAGCTGTGGCCTGACTTCCTGACTCTGTCCAAGGGCATCAGCGGGGGCTACCTGCCGCTGTCGCTGGTGATGACCACCGACCGCATATACGACGCCTTCTATCACGACGAGACGGTGCGCGGCTTCCTGCACTCGCATTCGTACACCGGCAACGCGCTGGCGTGCCGGGCCGCACTGGCCACCCTCGACATCTTCCGCGACGACGACGTACTCAACGCCAACCGCGTCCGCGCGGCCCGGCTCACCGCCCTGCTCGCGCCGCTCGCGACCCATCCGCGCGTACGGCACTTCCGCCAGCGCGGCATGATCTGGGCCTTCGACGTCGCGCTCGACACGCCGGCCGAGGCCTCCGCCTTCGCGCGGCGCTGCCACGCAGCGGCGCTCGCGCGCGGCCTGCTGCTGCGCCCGATCGGCAACACCGTCTATCTGATGCCGCCGTATGTGCTCGACGACGACGCCCAGACCTGGCTGGCCACCCAAACACTGGCGGCATTGACCGACACACTCGAGGCGCACTGA
- a CDS encoding YchJ family metal-binding protein has translation MVRPNPSPPATPLECPCGGGRYAQCCARFIDGGELPASAEQLMRSRYTAYVLARGDYLRATWHASTAPAELGFDDATRWLGLQIRQHVQHDATHAEVEFVARYKVGGRAYRLHERSRFERVPPGEGGRWLYLDGTLFD, from the coding sequence ATGGTCCGCCCGAACCCGAGCCCGCCAGCCACGCCCCTGGAGTGCCCCTGTGGCGGGGGCCGTTATGCCCAATGCTGCGCCCGCTTCATAGACGGCGGCGAGTTGCCGGCAAGCGCCGAACAGCTGATGCGATCACGCTACACCGCCTATGTGCTGGCGCGCGGCGACTACCTGCGCGCCACCTGGCACGCCAGCACCGCGCCGGCCGAACTCGGCTTCGACGACGCCACGCGCTGGCTCGGCCTGCAAATCAGGCAACACGTGCAGCACGATGCGACACATGCCGAAGTCGAGTTCGTCGCGCGCTACAAAGTCGGCGGCCGCGCCTACCGGCTGCACGAACGCAGCCGCTTCGAACGCGTGCCGCCCGGAGAGGGCGGGCGCTGGCTCTATCTCGACGGCACCCTATTCGACTAA
- a CDS encoding enoyl-CoA hydratase/isomerase family protein yields the protein MQLETLQIAIDNHVATVTLNRPAVRNAFNETVIEELTGAFRALGAREDVRAIVLAADGPAFCAGADLNWMKKMAGYSDEENRADAMTLATMLNTIYTCPKAVVARVQGDAYAGGCGLVAVCDIVVCADSAHFCISEAKLGLSPATISPYVIRAIGEQAARRYFITAERFDAATAQRLGLAHEVVPADGLDAAVHAITRTLAENSPNAVRECKRLVHDVAGRALDTALIAETAERIAHMRASDEGKEGVRAFLEKRTPSWRA from the coding sequence ATGCAACTCGAGACCCTGCAGATCGCCATCGACAACCACGTCGCCACCGTCACGCTCAACCGCCCGGCGGTGCGCAACGCCTTCAATGAAACCGTCATCGAGGAACTGACCGGCGCGTTTCGCGCGCTGGGCGCGCGCGAGGACGTGCGCGCCATCGTGCTGGCGGCCGACGGCCCGGCCTTTTGCGCGGGCGCCGACCTCAACTGGATGAAAAAGATGGCGGGCTACTCCGACGAGGAAAACCGCGCCGACGCGATGACGCTCGCGACCATGCTCAACACCATCTACACTTGCCCCAAGGCGGTGGTCGCGCGCGTGCAGGGCGATGCCTACGCCGGCGGCTGCGGCCTGGTGGCCGTGTGCGACATCGTGGTGTGCGCCGACAGCGCGCATTTCTGCATTTCCGAAGCGAAGCTCGGGCTGAGCCCGGCGACCATCAGCCCGTACGTGATCCGGGCCATCGGCGAGCAGGCCGCGCGGCGCTACTTCATCACAGCCGAGCGCTTCGACGCGGCCACCGCCCAGCGCCTGGGCCTGGCGCACGAAGTCGTGCCGGCCGACGGGCTCGATGCGGCCGTGCATGCCATCACCCGCACGCTGGCCGAGAACAGCCCGAATGCCGTGCGCGAGTGCAAGCGGCTGGTGCACGACGTCGCCGGGCGTGCGCTCGACACCGCGCTGATCGCCGAGACCGCCGAGCGTATCGCACATATGCGCGCCTCGGACGAAGGCAAGGAGGGCGTGCGCGCGTTCCTGGAAAAGCGCACGCCGTCGTGGCGCGCATAG
- the bioD gene encoding dethiobiotin synthase translates to MGAKHAFFVTGTDTEIGKTLTSAALLHAFARRGLSTVGYKSLAAGATQREGRWVNEDVELLSQASSVALPPERYCPYVLHDATAPHIAAAGEGIALDPAVIRAGYAQLTTLADAVIVEGVGGFRVPLTDTLDTADLAMQLGLPVVLTVGIRLGCISHALLTAEAIAARGLRLAGWVANQVDPAMRHAQANVETLAARLGAPLLGNIPYLPHPDPATASGYLDIAPLLAEQL, encoded by the coding sequence ATGGGCGCCAAACACGCCTTTTTTGTCACCGGCACCGACACCGAGATCGGCAAGACACTGACCTCGGCGGCCCTGCTGCACGCCTTCGCCCGGCGCGGCCTGTCGACTGTCGGCTATAAATCGCTGGCCGCCGGCGCGACACAGCGCGAGGGCCGCTGGGTCAACGAAGACGTCGAACTGCTCAGCCAGGCCAGCAGCGTCGCGCTGCCGCCCGAGCGGTACTGCCCCTACGTACTGCACGACGCCACCGCTCCGCACATCGCCGCGGCCGGCGAGGGCATCGCGCTCGACCCGGCAGTGATCCGCGCCGGCTACGCACAGCTCACGACCCTGGCCGATGCGGTCATCGTCGAAGGCGTGGGCGGCTTTCGCGTGCCGCTCACCGACACGCTCGACACCGCCGACCTGGCGATGCAACTCGGCCTGCCGGTGGTGCTGACGGTGGGCATCCGGCTGGGCTGCATCAGCCATGCGCTGCTCACCGCCGAGGCCATTGCCGCGCGCGGCCTGCGCCTGGCCGGCTGGGTCGCCAATCAGGTCGACCCGGCCATGCGCCACGCGCAGGCCAACGTCGAGACGCTGGCCGCGCGGCTCGGCGCGCCGCTGCTTGGTAACATCCCCTATCTGCCCCACCCGGATCCCGCCACCGCGTCCGGCTACCTCGACATCGCCCCGCTGCTGGCCGAACAACTTTGA
- a CDS encoding 2-hydroxychromene-2-carboxylate isomerase: MTATSAIDFYFDFSSPYGYFASTVIDQLAARHGRSVQWHPILLGAIFKTTGMQPPVQYPLKGDYIWHDFARSARFHDIPYRRPSRFPLPTQAAARATLWAREALGSERAVTLARAIYRALFVDDVDISEPAEIVKIGAALGIDSGALEQGMQQPSIKEQLKTGVEQAMARGVFGSPYVIVDGESFWGFDRFAQIEALLQNGKI, encoded by the coding sequence ATGACTGCCACCTCCGCCATCGATTTTTATTTCGACTTTTCATCGCCCTACGGCTATTTCGCCAGCACCGTGATCGACCAGCTTGCCGCGCGTCACGGGCGCAGCGTGCAATGGCATCCGATCCTGCTTGGCGCGATCTTCAAGACCACCGGCATGCAGCCGCCGGTGCAATATCCGCTCAAGGGCGATTACATCTGGCACGACTTCGCCCGCAGCGCGCGCTTTCACGATATTCCCTATCGCCGCCCCAGCCGCTTCCCGCTGCCGACCCAGGCCGCCGCCCGGGCCACGCTGTGGGCGCGCGAAGCGCTCGGCAGCGAGCGCGCCGTGACGCTGGCCAGGGCCATCTACCGGGCGCTGTTCGTCGACGACGTCGATATCAGCGAGCCGGCCGAGATCGTCAAGATCGGCGCGGCGCTGGGCATCGACAGCGGCGCGCTCGAACAGGGCATGCAGCAGCCCTCGATCAAGGAGCAACTCAAGACCGGGGTCGAGCAGGCCATGGCGCGCGGTGTGTTCGGCTCGCCCTACGTGATCGTCGACGGCGAATCCTTCTGGGGCTTCGATCGCTTCGCGCAGATCGAAGCGCTCCTGCAAAACGGCAAGATCTGA
- the bioB gene encoding biotin synthase BioB: protein MQTHAHTATAHQDELRKNATAWRTADVLALFELPFADLIYRAQQVHREHFDANAVQLSTLLSIKTGGCPEDCAYCPQSARYDTGVEADKLMPLDEVLAAAQRAKDNGATRFCMGAAWRSPKPHHLEAVQDMVRGVKAMGLETCVTLGMLKEGQAEELKNAGLDYYNHNLDTAPEFYGQIITTRTYQDRLDTLDRVREAGLKVCCGGIVGLGESRRERAGLIVQLANMDPYPESVPINNLVQVEGTPLAGSEAVDPFEFVRSIAVARITMPRAMVRLSAGRETMDDALQALCFLAGANSMFYGDQLLTTGNPQAEADRQLLARLGMHASTEAQLSERLGEAGSSDGCGAACASH, encoded by the coding sequence ATGCAAACTCACGCCCACACCGCCACCGCCCACCAGGACGAACTGCGCAAGAACGCCACCGCGTGGCGCACCGCCGACGTGCTGGCGCTGTTCGAACTGCCGTTCGCCGATCTGATTTATCGCGCCCAGCAGGTGCATCGCGAGCATTTCGACGCCAATGCCGTGCAGCTCTCGACGCTGCTGTCGATCAAGACTGGCGGCTGCCCGGAAGACTGCGCCTACTGCCCGCAATCGGCACGCTACGACACCGGCGTCGAAGCCGACAAACTGATGCCGCTCGACGAAGTGCTGGCCGCGGCGCAACGCGCCAAGGACAACGGCGCGACACGCTTTTGCATGGGCGCGGCCTGGCGCTCGCCCAAGCCGCATCACCTCGAGGCAGTGCAGGACATGGTGCGCGGAGTCAAGGCGATGGGGCTGGAGACCTGCGTCACGCTCGGCATGCTCAAGGAAGGCCAGGCCGAAGAACTCAAGAACGCCGGCCTCGACTACTACAACCACAACCTCGATACCGCGCCGGAGTTCTACGGCCAGATCATCACCACCCGCACCTACCAGGACCGGCTCGACACGCTCGATCGCGTGCGCGAGGCCGGCCTCAAGGTGTGCTGCGGCGGCATCGTCGGGCTGGGCGAATCGCGCCGCGAGCGGGCCGGGCTGATCGTACAGCTGGCCAACATGGACCCGTACCCGGAATCCGTGCCCATCAACAACCTGGTGCAGGTCGAAGGCACGCCGCTGGCCGGCAGCGAAGCGGTCGACCCGTTCGAGTTCGTGCGCTCCATCGCGGTGGCGCGCATCACCATGCCGCGCGCCATGGTGCGCCTGTCGGCCGGGCGCGAGACCATGGACGACGCGCTGCAGGCGCTGTGCTTCCTGGCCGGCGCCAACTCGATGTTCTACGGCGACCAGTTGCTGACCACCGGCAATCCGCAGGCCGAGGCCGACCGCCAGCTGCTGGCGCGCCTGGGCATGCACGCCAGCACCGAGGCGCAATTGAGCGAGCGGCTCGGCGAAGCGGGTTCGTCCGACGGGTGCGGCGCGGCCTGCGCATCCCACTGA